The following proteins come from a genomic window of Miscanthus floridulus cultivar M001 chromosome 2, ASM1932011v1, whole genome shotgun sequence:
- the LOC136540336 gene encoding anaphase-promoting complex subunit 6-like: protein MRNSNFGFPRIPPTSSAAAEPSPKRWRIGEATDPPPEMREEALERLRGVVRDCAGKHLYKSAIFLADKVAAVTGDPCDVYMLAQALFLGRQFRRALHLLNNSRLLRDLRFRFLAAKCLEELTEWHQCLLMLGDAKVDEHGNVLDQDDGSDIYFDKDAEVHEINIKSALCFLRGKAYEALDNRDLACQWYKAAVKADPLCYEALECLVDNYMLTCEEESELLSSLQFGEEDGWLSAFYSCLITKHEKEYLVEAKFKEFEQEACSISSSSSGETMKNNIDVLACKAEYYHESGDYQKCFQLTSSLLERDPFHLKSTLVHLATAMELGHSNDLYLLACNLVKDYPQKAISWFAVGCYYYCIKKYDQARRYFGKATGLDGTFPPAWIGTGIAYAAQEEGDQAMAAFRTAARLFPGCHLPTLYMGMQYVRMHNFKLAEQFFTQAKSMCPSDPLIYNELGVVAYNMKEYRKAVQLFELTLDHTSSSLNEMWEPTLVNLGHALRKLKEYQKAVSYYEKALTLPTKSLSAFAGLAYTYHLMDNFEAAINYYHKALWLKPDDQFCTDMLTYALESICQSTARRTIV, encoded by the exons ATGCGGAACTCAAATTTCGGTTTCCCTCGCATCCCGCCCACATCCTCCGCAGCCGCCGAGCCGAGCCCCAAGCGGTGGAGAATAGGAGAGGCCACCGATCCGCCGCCGGAGATGAGGGAGGAGGCGCTGGAGCGGCTGCGCGGGGTGGTGCGGGACTGCGCCGGGAAGCACCTCTACAAGTCGGCCATCTTCCTCGCCGACAAGGTGGCCGCGGTCACGGGGGACCCTTGCGACGTCTACATGCTCGCGCAGGCACTCTTCCTCGGCCGCCAATTCCGCCGCGCGCTCCACCTCCTCAACAATTCCCGGCTGCTCCGCGACCTCCGGTTCAGATTCCTGGCCGCCAAGTGCCTC GAGGAGTTGACAGAGTGGCATCAGTGTTTGTTGATGCTTGGGGATGCAAAAGTGGATGAGCATGGAAATGTCCTTGATCAGGATGATGGCAGTGATATTTATTTTGATAAGGACGCTGAAGTTCATGAGATCAAT ATCAAATCAGCTCTATGTTTCTTACGTGGTAAGGCGTATGAAGCACTGGATAACCGTGATCTTGCTTGCCAATG GTACAAGGCAGCTGTTAAAGCCGATCCTCTGTGTTATGAG GCTCTCGAATGTCTTGTTGATAATTATATGTTGACATGTGAGGAAG AATCTGAGTTATTGTCGTCTCTGCAATTCGGGGAAGAAGATGGATGGCTATCAGCATTCTACTCATGTTTGATCACGAAG CATGAAAAAGAATATTTAGTTGAAGCAAAATTCAAGGAATTTGAACAAGAAGCTTGTAGTATTTCGTCCTCGAGTTCTGGTGAAACAATGAAAAATAACATTGATGTTTTGGCTTGCAAAGCTGAATACTACCACGAGAGTGGAGATTACCAAAAATGTTTTCAACTCACATCCTC GTTACTCGAGAGAGACCCTTTCCATTTAAAGAGCACATTAGTTCATTTGGCAACTGCAATGGAGCTTGGTCATTCCAATGATCTTTATCTTTTGGCATGCAACTTAGTGAAGGATTATCCTCAAAA AGCTATTTCATGGTTTGCTGTCGGTTGCTATTACTACTGTATTAAGAAGTATGATCAAGCGCGAAGATACTTCGG CAAAGCTACAGGTTTAGACGGGACGTTTCCTCCTGCTTGGATTGGTACAGGCATTGCCTATGCTGCTCAAGAGGAGGGTGACCAAGCAATGGCTGCATTTCGAACGGCAGCTCGGTTATTTCCTGG ATGTCATCTGCCCACTTTATACATGGGCATGCAATATGTGCGAATGCACAATTTCAAACTTGCTGAGCAG TTCTTCACACAAGCAAAATCCATGTGCCCATCTGATCCACTTATTTACAATGAGTTGGGGGTCGTTGCGTATAATATGAAGGA GTACCGAAAGGCAGTTCAGTTGTTTGAGTTAACATTGGACCATACTTCATCCTCTCTGAATGAAATGTGGGAACCAACATTGGTGAATCTTGGGCATGCACTTCGGAAACTCAA GGAATATCAGAAAGCAGTATCATATTATGAAAAGGCACTCACTTTACCAACCAAAAGTTTGAGTGCATTTGCTGGTCTTGCTTATACTTACCATCTGATG